The Lysinibacillus pakistanensis genome includes a window with the following:
- the pfkA gene encoding 6-phosphofructokinase, with protein sequence MKKIAVLTSGGDAPGMNAAIRAVVRKAAFHGIDVVGIKHGYEGLVKGYMENLDLGSVGGIIQRGGTQLNSARCPEFKEEAVQQRGIDNLRAAGIEGLVVIGGDGSYRGAMDLVKKGFPVVGVPGTIDNDVPGTEYTIGFDTALNTVVESIDKIRDTATSHENSFIVEVMGRDAGDIALWAGLAAGAETVLIPEEDYNLDDIVARLDRGAARGKKHSIIIVAEGVMSGSDLAKLLNEKTGKETRVSVLGHIQRGGSPTARDRVLASQFGAHAVELLMEGKSGRAVGIRNHQVIDYDMPEAFEKNHEADVSLYTLMKELSI encoded by the coding sequence ATGAAAAAAATTGCCGTATTAACAAGTGGTGGAGACGCACCAGGAATGAACGCAGCTATTCGTGCAGTAGTTCGTAAGGCAGCATTTCATGGAATCGATGTTGTCGGAATTAAGCATGGCTATGAAGGCTTAGTAAAAGGTTACATGGAAAACCTTGATTTAGGTTCAGTAGGTGGCATAATCCAACGAGGTGGTACACAGTTAAATTCAGCGAGATGTCCTGAATTTAAAGAAGAAGCAGTCCAACAGCGTGGTATTGACAACCTGCGGGCAGCTGGAATTGAAGGTTTAGTTGTTATTGGCGGTGATGGTTCCTACAGAGGTGCTATGGATTTAGTGAAGAAAGGCTTCCCTGTTGTTGGTGTCCCAGGAACAATTGATAATGATGTACCGGGCACAGAATACACAATAGGATTTGATACGGCACTAAATACTGTTGTAGAATCCATCGATAAAATTCGTGATACAGCAACCTCTCATGAAAACTCCTTTATCGTAGAGGTAATGGGAAGAGACGCAGGTGACATTGCTTTATGGGCAGGTCTTGCAGCTGGTGCTGAAACAGTTTTAATTCCAGAAGAAGATTATAATTTAGATGATATTGTGGCACGCTTAGATCGAGGAGCAGCTCGTGGTAAAAAGCATAGTATTATTATTGTTGCTGAGGGTGTCATGTCTGGTAGTGATTTGGCAAAATTGTTAAATGAAAAAACGGGGAAAGAGACACGTGTTTCTGTTCTTGGCCATATTCAGCGAGGTGGTTCTCCTACTGCACGTGATCGTGTTTTGGCAAGTCAATTCGGTGCTCATGCAGTTGAATTACTAATGGAAGGAAAGTCTGGCAGAGCGGTAGGAATTCGCAATCATCAAGTAATTGACTATGATATGCCTGAAGCTTTCGAAAAAAATCATGAGGCAGATGTAAGTTTATATACGTTAATGAAAGAACTATCAATATAA
- the pyk gene encoding pyruvate kinase: MRKTKIVCTIGPASESPETLEKLIEAGMNVARLNFSHGSHEEHEVRINLIREVAQKLGKPVGILLDTKGPEIRTHNMKNGELHLSAGQVIDISMTEVEGTETSFSVTYDRLIEDVEQNSIILLDDGLIQLRVLATDMEKGLIHTIVENAGVLKNKKGVNVPGVSVQLPGITEKDAQDILFGIKQDVDFIAASFVRRAKDVLEIRELLEQNGGSHIQIIPKIENQEGVDNIDEIILVSDGLMVARGDLGVEIPAEEVPLVQKKLILKCNQVGKPVITATQMLDSMQRNPRPTRAEASDVANAIIDGTDAIMLSGETAAGLYPVESVQTMNKIAQRTENSLDYKAIVSARSREKEANMTEAISQAVAYTSINLGVKAVLAPTESGNTARMIAKYRPGVPVVAVTGSSNTAHTLTLVWGVYPVVCQRVTTTDEILELAVDESLKHGYVTHGDAVVITAGVPVGEAGTTNLMKVHIIGDLLARGQGIGKASVVGKTVVAKNAAEALAYDTDGCIIVTVGSDRDMMPALENCLGLITEEGGLTSHAAVVGLSLGIPVIVGVKEATTLIRHGQEITMDAETGVIYKGHASVL; the protein is encoded by the coding sequence ATGAGAAAAACTAAAATCGTATGTACAATTGGTCCGGCAAGTGAGTCGCCAGAAACTTTAGAAAAACTGATTGAGGCAGGTATGAATGTTGCCCGCTTAAACTTTTCACATGGTTCACATGAGGAGCATGAAGTACGCATTAATTTAATTCGTGAAGTTGCACAGAAATTAGGTAAGCCAGTTGGGATATTACTCGACACTAAAGGTCCTGAAATTCGTACACATAATATGAAAAACGGGGAACTACATTTATCAGCAGGTCAAGTAATTGATATTTCAATGACTGAGGTTGAGGGTACAGAGACTAGCTTCTCTGTCACATATGATCGTTTGATTGAGGATGTTGAACAAAACTCTATTATTTTGTTAGATGATGGACTTATTCAGCTACGTGTCTTAGCGACAGATATGGAAAAAGGTCTTATTCATACAATTGTTGAAAATGCGGGTGTTTTAAAAAATAAAAAAGGTGTGAATGTACCTGGTGTTTCTGTCCAGCTTCCTGGAATCACAGAAAAGGATGCGCAGGATATTTTATTTGGCATTAAGCAAGATGTAGATTTTATCGCAGCTTCGTTCGTGCGTCGTGCGAAGGATGTGCTAGAAATTCGCGAGCTACTTGAACAAAATGGTGGCAGTCACATTCAAATTATCCCAAAAATCGAGAACCAAGAGGGTGTCGACAATATTGATGAAATCATCTTAGTGTCAGATGGATTAATGGTAGCTCGTGGTGATTTAGGAGTAGAAATTCCAGCTGAGGAAGTTCCGTTAGTACAAAAGAAATTAATCTTAAAATGTAATCAAGTAGGGAAACCAGTAATTACTGCTACACAAATGTTAGATTCAATGCAACGAAACCCGCGTCCAACACGAGCAGAGGCAAGTGATGTAGCGAATGCGATTATTGATGGCACAGATGCTATTATGTTATCTGGTGAAACAGCAGCAGGTCTATATCCAGTGGAGTCTGTTCAAACAATGAATAAAATTGCGCAGCGTACAGAAAACTCTTTAGACTATAAAGCAATTGTTTCTGCGCGTAGTAGAGAAAAAGAGGCAAATATGACGGAGGCTATATCTCAGGCTGTAGCATATACGTCGATCAACTTAGGAGTAAAGGCAGTTTTAGCTCCGACTGAAAGTGGTAATACAGCTAGAATGATTGCGAAATATCGCCCAGGTGTACCAGTTGTTGCCGTAACTGGGTCCTCTAATACAGCTCATACACTAACTTTAGTTTGGGGAGTATATCCAGTTGTTTGTCAGCGTGTGACAACTACCGATGAAATTTTAGAGCTAGCTGTTGATGAGAGCTTAAAGCATGGCTATGTAACGCATGGCGATGCAGTTGTTATTACAGCTGGTGTACCAGTAGGTGAAGCAGGTACAACTAATTTAATGAAGGTTCACATTATTGGAGATTTATTAGCTCGTGGTCAAGGAATTGGCAAAGCTTCAGTAGTAGGAAAAACGGTTGTTGCAAAAAATGCAGCAGAGGCACTAGCCTATGATACAGATGGCTGTATTATAGTAACTGTTGGATCTGATCGCGATATGATGCCAGCGCTTGAAAATTGTCTTGGTTTGATTACGGAAGAAGGTGGACTTACAAGCCATGCAGCAGTAGTAGGTCTGAGCTTAGGTATCCCTGTTATTGTTGGAGTAAAAGAAGCTACAACATTGATACGTCATGGTCAAGAAATCACAATGGATGCGGAAACGGGCGTTATTTATAAAGGACATGCCAGCGTTCTTTAA